One stretch of Streptomyces sp. MMBL 11-1 DNA includes these proteins:
- a CDS encoding polyamine ABC transporter substrate-binding protein, translating to MSRRSLLRALGAGAAGATLVGCGVPAAYVEPGDRAGRDSSATDRTLHFANWPLYIDTDDDESKRPTLDAFSERTGISVTYTEEINDNDEFFGKISPALMNHQETGRDLIVISDWMAARFVRLGWVQEMDRARQPNVATYLDPLLRDPAFDEGRLHSVPWQSGITGIAYNRTKLGREIRSTADLWADDLRGRVTLLSGLDEAFALLMQGNGVDITRWTADDFHEICEQTRKRVRSQHIRRFTGNDYIKDLATGDVLACQAYSGDVIQLQADNPGIEFVVPEEGAELWSESLMIPNLARHKRNAERLIDHYYDPEVAAELATWVNYVCPVPAARDVLASAKDEETAALAEDPLIFPDGAMRERLAIARDITSGERMDFAKKWNSIVGL from the coding sequence ATGTCCCGCCGTTCCCTGCTGCGCGCCCTCGGGGCGGGAGCGGCCGGCGCCACGCTGGTCGGCTGCGGGGTGCCCGCGGCCTACGTCGAGCCCGGGGACCGGGCCGGACGCGACAGCTCCGCCACCGATCGCACCCTGCACTTCGCCAACTGGCCGCTCTACATCGACACCGACGACGACGAGTCGAAGCGGCCCACCCTGGACGCCTTCTCGGAGCGGACCGGGATCTCCGTCACGTACACCGAGGAGATCAACGACAACGACGAGTTCTTCGGGAAGATCAGCCCCGCGCTGATGAACCACCAGGAGACCGGCCGGGACCTGATCGTCATCAGCGACTGGATGGCCGCCCGCTTCGTCCGGCTCGGCTGGGTCCAGGAGATGGACCGCGCCAGGCAGCCCAACGTCGCCACGTACCTCGACCCGCTGCTGCGTGACCCCGCCTTCGACGAGGGACGGCTCCACAGCGTCCCCTGGCAGTCCGGGATCACCGGCATCGCCTACAACCGCACGAAGCTCGGCCGCGAGATCCGGTCCACCGCCGACCTGTGGGCGGACGACCTGCGCGGCCGGGTCACCCTGCTCTCCGGGCTCGACGAGGCGTTCGCGCTGCTGATGCAGGGCAACGGCGTCGACATCACCCGCTGGACGGCCGACGACTTCCACGAGATCTGCGAGCAGACGCGGAAGCGGGTCCGCTCGCAGCACATCCGCCGTTTCACCGGCAACGACTACATCAAGGACCTCGCCACCGGCGACGTGCTCGCCTGCCAGGCGTACTCCGGCGACGTCATCCAGCTCCAGGCCGACAACCCCGGCATCGAGTTCGTCGTGCCCGAGGAGGGCGCGGAACTGTGGTCGGAGTCCCTGATGATTCCCAACCTGGCCCGGCACAAGCGCAACGCCGAGCGGCTGATCGACCACTACTACGACCCCGAGGTCGCCGCCGAACTCGCCACCTGGGTCAACTACGTCTGCCCCGTGCCCGCCGCCCGGGACGTCCTGGCCTCCGCCAAGGACGAGGAGACGGCCGCTCTCGCCGAGGACCCGCTGATCTTCCCCGACGGCGCGATGCGCGAACGGCTCGCCATCGCGCGCGACATCACCTCCGGGGAACGGATGGACTTCGCCAAGA
- a CDS encoding Lrp/AsnC family transcriptional regulator codes for MASRSADSRTGNGSPPAVDAVSLAIIEQLQEDGRRPYAAIGKAVGLSEAAVRQRVQKLLDQGVMQIVAVTDPLTVGFRRQAMVGINVEGDLDPVAEALSAMAECEYVVMTAGSFDLMVEIVCEDDDHLLEMINKRIRTLPGVRSTESFVYLKLKKQTYMWGTR; via the coding sequence GTGGCCAGTCGCAGCGCAGACTCCAGGACCGGGAACGGATCACCGCCAGCGGTCGATGCCGTCTCCCTCGCAATCATCGAGCAGCTCCAGGAGGACGGACGGCGTCCGTACGCCGCGATCGGCAAGGCCGTCGGCCTCTCCGAAGCGGCTGTGCGCCAGCGCGTCCAGAAGCTGCTCGACCAGGGCGTGATGCAGATCGTCGCCGTCACGGACCCGCTCACCGTGGGGTTCCGGCGCCAGGCGATGGTCGGCATCAATGTCGAGGGCGACCTCGACCCGGTGGCCGAAGCCCTGTCGGCCATGGCCGAGTGCGAGTACGTGGTAATGACCGCGGGCTCCTTCGACCTGATGGTGGAGATCGTCTGCGAGGACGACGACCACCTGCTGGAGATGATCAACAAACGCATCCGGACCCTTCCCGGAGTGCGCTCCACCGAGAGCTTCGTCTACCTCAAGCTCAAGAAGCAGACCTATATGTGGGGAACCCGATAG
- a CDS encoding aspartate aminotransferase family protein — protein sequence MGNPIAVSKDLSRTAYDHLWMHFTRMSDYENAPVPTIVRGEGTYIFDDKGKRYLDGLSGLFVVNAGHGRHELAETAYKQAQELAFFPVWSYAHPKAVELAERLAGHAPGDLNKVFFTTGGGEAVETAWKLAKQYFKLKGRPTKYKVISRAVAYHGTPQGALSITGLPALKAPFEPLVPGAHKVPNTNIYRAPLFGDDPVAFGRWAADQIEQEILFEGPETVAAVFLEPVQNAGGCFPPPPGYFQRVREICDKYDVLLVSDEVICAFGRLGTIFACDKFGYVPDMITCAKGMTSGYSPIGACIVSDRIAEPFYEGGNTFLHGYTFGGHPVSAAVGLANLDIFERENLTQHVLDNENAFLTTLQKLHDLPIVGDVRGNGFFYGIELVKDKATKETFTDEETERVLYGFLSKALYDNGLYCRADDRGDPVIQLAPPLISDQSTFDEIEGILRAVLTEAWTKL from the coding sequence GTGGGGAACCCGATAGCCGTGAGCAAGGACCTCAGCCGAACCGCGTACGACCACCTGTGGATGCACTTCACCCGCATGTCGGACTACGAGAACGCGCCCGTTCCGACCATCGTCCGTGGCGAGGGAACGTACATCTTCGACGACAAGGGCAAGCGCTACCTGGACGGTCTCTCCGGCCTGTTCGTGGTCAACGCCGGTCACGGTCGTCACGAGCTCGCCGAGACGGCGTACAAGCAGGCCCAGGAGCTGGCCTTCTTCCCGGTGTGGTCCTACGCCCACCCGAAGGCCGTGGAGCTGGCAGAGCGTCTCGCCGGCCACGCCCCGGGCGACCTCAACAAGGTCTTCTTCACCACCGGTGGCGGCGAGGCCGTCGAGACCGCCTGGAAGCTGGCCAAGCAGTACTTCAAGCTCAAGGGCCGGCCGACCAAGTACAAGGTCATCTCGCGTGCCGTCGCCTACCACGGCACCCCGCAGGGCGCGCTGTCCATCACCGGTCTCCCGGCCCTGAAGGCCCCCTTCGAGCCGCTGGTCCCCGGCGCGCACAAGGTGCCGAACACCAACATCTACCGCGCCCCGCTGTTCGGCGACGACCCGGTGGCCTTCGGCCGCTGGGCCGCCGACCAGATCGAGCAGGAGATCCTCTTCGAGGGCCCCGAGACCGTCGCGGCCGTCTTCCTGGAACCCGTGCAGAACGCGGGCGGCTGCTTCCCGCCGCCGCCCGGCTACTTCCAGCGGGTCCGCGAGATCTGCGACAAGTACGACGTGCTGCTCGTCTCCGACGAGGTCATCTGCGCCTTCGGCCGGCTCGGCACCATCTTCGCGTGCGACAAGTTCGGCTACGTGCCGGACATGATCACCTGCGCGAAGGGCATGACCTCGGGCTACTCCCCGATCGGCGCCTGCATCGTCTCGGACCGGATCGCGGAGCCGTTCTACGAGGGCGGCAACACCTTCCTGCACGGCTACACCTTCGGCGGCCACCCGGTCTCCGCCGCGGTGGGCCTCGCCAACCTCGACATCTTCGAGCGCGAGAACCTCACCCAGCACGTCCTGGACAACGAGAACGCCTTCCTGACGACGCTGCAGAAGCTGCACGACCTGCCGATCGTCGGCGACGTCCGCGGCAACGGGTTCTTCTACGGCATCGAGCTGGTGAAGGACAAGGCCACCAAGGAGACGTTCACCGACGAGGAGACCGAGCGCGTCCTGTACGGCTTCCTCTCCAAGGCGCTGTACGACAACGGCCTGTACTGCCGGGCCGACGACCGCGGCGACCCGGTCATCCAGCTCGCCCCGCCGCTGATCTCCGACCAGTCGACGTTCGACGAGATCGAGGGCATCCTGCGGG
- a CDS encoding gamma-aminobutyraldehyde dehydrogenase, with translation MTTEVRRLRNYINGEFRDAADGRTIDVVSPVTEEVYATSPLSGQADVDAAMEAAAAAFPAWRDTTPAERQKALLKIADAFEERAEDLIAAESENTGKPLGLTRSEEIPPMVDQIRFFAGAARLLEGRSAGEYMEGLTSIVRREPVGVCAQVAPWNYPMMMAVWKFAPALAAGNTVVIKPSDTTPASTVLMAEIMGQILPKGVFNVLCGDRDTGRAMVEHPTPAMASITGSVRAGTQVAESAAKDVKRVHLELGGKAPVVVFDDADIAKTVAGVSEAGFFNAGQDCTAATRVLVHESIHDEFVTALARAAADTKTGQPDDEDVAYGPLNNANQLKQVSGFIERLPAHAKVEAGGHRVGDKGYFYAPTVVSGLKQDDEIIQNEVFGPVITVQSFTDEEQAVAYANGVDYALASSVWTTNHSRAMRMSKNLDFGCVWINTHIPLVAEMPHGGFKKSGYGKDLSAYGFEDYTRIKHVMTSIED, from the coding sequence GTGACCACCGAGGTGCGCCGTCTGCGCAACTACATCAACGGAGAGTTCCGGGACGCCGCGGACGGGCGGACCATCGATGTGGTCAGCCCCGTGACGGAAGAGGTCTACGCAACCTCGCCGCTCTCGGGCCAGGCCGACGTCGATGCCGCCATGGAGGCCGCCGCGGCGGCCTTCCCCGCCTGGCGTGACACCACGCCCGCCGAGCGCCAGAAGGCCCTGCTGAAGATCGCGGACGCCTTCGAGGAGCGGGCCGAGGACCTGATCGCCGCCGAGTCGGAGAACACCGGCAAGCCGCTGGGCCTCACTCGCAGCGAAGAGATCCCGCCGATGGTGGACCAGATCCGCTTCTTCGCTGGGGCCGCCCGGCTGCTGGAGGGCCGCTCGGCCGGCGAGTACATGGAGGGCCTGACCTCCATCGTCCGCCGCGAGCCGGTCGGCGTCTGCGCCCAGGTCGCCCCGTGGAACTACCCGATGATGATGGCCGTCTGGAAGTTCGCCCCGGCGCTCGCCGCGGGCAACACGGTCGTCATCAAGCCGTCCGACACCACCCCGGCGTCGACCGTCCTGATGGCCGAGATCATGGGTCAGATCCTGCCCAAGGGCGTCTTCAACGTCCTGTGCGGAGACCGGGACACCGGCCGTGCCATGGTCGAGCACCCGACCCCGGCGATGGCCTCCATCACCGGTTCGGTACGGGCGGGCACGCAGGTCGCCGAGTCCGCGGCCAAGGACGTCAAGCGGGTCCACCTGGAGCTCGGCGGCAAGGCGCCCGTCGTGGTCTTCGACGACGCCGACATCGCCAAGACCGTCGCCGGCGTCTCCGAGGCCGGCTTCTTCAACGCGGGCCAGGACTGCACGGCCGCCACCCGCGTCCTGGTCCACGAGTCGATCCACGACGAGTTCGTCACGGCGCTCGCCCGGGCCGCGGCCGACACGAAGACCGGGCAGCCGGACGACGAGGACGTGGCGTACGGCCCGCTCAACAACGCCAACCAGCTCAAGCAGGTCAGCGGCTTCATCGAGCGGCTCCCCGCCCACGCCAAGGTCGAGGCGGGCGGCCACCGGGTCGGCGACAAGGGCTACTTCTACGCCCCGACCGTCGTCTCCGGCCTGAAGCAGGACGACGAGATCATCCAGAACGAGGTCTTCGGACCCGTCATCACCGTCCAGTCCTTCACCGACGAGGAGCAGGCCGTCGCGTACGCCAACGGCGTCGACTACGCGCTCGCCTCCTCGGTGTGGACGACGAACCACTCCCGCGCCATGCGCATGTCCAAGAACCTCGACTTCGGCTGCGTGTGGATCAACACCCACATCCCGCTGGTCGCCGAGATGCCGCACGGCGGGTTCAAGAAGTCCGGCTACGGCAAGGACCTCTCCGCCTACGGCTTCGAGGACTACACCCGTATCAAGCACGTCATGACGTCCATCGAGGACTGA